From Gimesia panareensis, the proteins below share one genomic window:
- a CDS encoding RidA family protein, with translation MKSLTKLLTVVLILVLTRSASAEVAYLNPSAETGISQCAVVKNRVLAHTSQILPLNFKGGKVVPGNAGDQTGLVLENLDYLLGKVNATLYKIVKLNVYVAREELVPEVKQRLIKELKFKVQPACTFVVSQLPDPQALVAMDVVAALDSDKKISKTEIYNDNVSGFRVALLPAGRTAYISGQAVKADTLEEATKKTMEELHQTLKYLGGSPENIVHLKAFLTPMKQGNSAMDVIDGFFPEKRRVPVTLVEWFSTLPIEIEMIVALPEPAADSRPAETVVYKTPTGMKASPVFSRVAIAEVSDRIYVSGLTSKEPGNYSTRIHSAFDQLKAIVTEAGSDMQHLAKATYYVSENEISGDFGKIRQEYYNPKRPPAASKATVKSVGIPNRILLMDMIAVPVK, from the coding sequence ATGAAATCCCTCACGAAACTGCTGACAGTCGTTTTAATACTGGTACTGACCCGATCGGCTTCTGCCGAGGTGGCGTATCTGAATCCCTCTGCCGAAACAGGTATCTCCCAGTGTGCTGTCGTGAAAAACAGAGTGCTGGCTCATACCTCCCAGATCCTCCCCCTGAATTTCAAGGGGGGGAAAGTGGTGCCGGGTAACGCCGGCGATCAGACCGGGCTGGTACTTGAAAACCTGGATTACCTGCTGGGGAAAGTGAATGCAACTCTCTACAAGATTGTAAAACTGAATGTCTACGTGGCCCGTGAAGAGCTCGTTCCAGAAGTGAAACAGCGGTTGATCAAAGAGCTGAAATTCAAGGTCCAGCCAGCCTGCACGTTCGTTGTCAGCCAACTCCCGGATCCCCAGGCGCTGGTCGCCATGGATGTGGTCGCCGCACTCGACTCAGACAAAAAGATATCCAAAACCGAGATTTATAATGACAACGTCTCCGGTTTTCGCGTCGCCCTGCTGCCGGCTGGCCGGACTGCCTATATCTCGGGCCAGGCTGTCAAAGCAGACACGCTGGAAGAGGCCACGAAAAAAACCATGGAGGAACTGCACCAGACACTGAAATATCTGGGCGGATCGCCGGAAAACATCGTTCACCTCAAAGCTTTTCTGACGCCGATGAAACAGGGCAACAGTGCAATGGATGTGATCGACGGCTTCTTTCCGGAAAAACGCCGTGTCCCTGTTACGCTGGTGGAATGGTTCTCCACACTGCCCATCGAGATCGAGATGATCGTCGCCCTGCCCGAGCCGGCGGCCGACTCGCGTCCCGCAGAAACCGTGGTCTATAAAACGCCGACCGGCATGAAAGCCTCACCCGTTTTCAGCCGGGTGGCAATTGCCGAGGTCAGCGACCGGATATATGTTTCGGGGCTCACTTCCAAAGAGCCGGGTAATTACAGCACGCGGATCCACAGCGCCTTCGATCAGCTGAAAGCAATTGTGACCGAAGCGGGCAGCGACATGCAGCACCTGGCGAAAGCCACCTATTACGTCTCTGAGAATGAAATCAGCGGCGACTTCGGTAAGATCCGCCAGGAATACTACAATCCGAAGCGGCCCCCCGCGGCTTCCAAAGCGACTGTTAAAAGCGTAGGGATTCCCAACCGGATTCTGCTGATGGACATGATCGCGGTCCCGGTGAAGTAA
- a CDS encoding prolyl oligopeptidase family serine peptidase yields MKLPQKYLVKITIPLLLATFCTAGFLYADGPKDNLPDQVRRIPSLGVEVPEKQRAQLEAGLAKLKSSLDQLKKAKDARIRFLIPDVEIYHRAVRCDLEFQEFFHEREIGAGLKLLEQGQERADQLLKGEAPWTKQTGLVVRGYISKIDQTVQPYGLVIPDSYTFSGKSQYRCDLWFHGRGERLSEVNFINQAQRSRGQYTPTDTIVLHPYGRYSNAFKFAGEVDVLEALESTKENYRIDDDRIAVRGFSMGGAACWQFAVHYADRWFAANPGAGFSETPLFLDVFQNEELKPTWYEKKLWQLYDCPGYALNLFQCPTVAYSGEIDKQKQAADVMEGALAKVGIDMVHIIGPDTAHRIHPDSKVIIEQKMDSLARVGRERVPRTIHLVTYTLKYNRMDWVTMDAMGEEWTQGRIDARLPGGNRVEVKTRNVTAFTLKMAPGEAPLDMTHPVTVKVDGTELKASRPLSDRSWQVSFHITDAGWQVGPAQYPEGQLVKKHNLQGPIDDAFMDSFIFVSPSGKCASPTVEKWVQSEMKHAIVHWRQQFRGDARVMKDSQITDKEIAASNLVLWGDPQSNAILKKIADKLPIEWKQDAIVVGDKQYAADHHAPVLIFPNPLNPEKYVVLNSGFTYREYAYLNNARQVPMLPDWAIIDLRTPAGSQYPGKVVDASFFDEFWRLK; encoded by the coding sequence ATGAAATTACCACAAAAATATCTTGTCAAAATTACAATCCCCCTGCTCCTGGCCACTTTCTGTACTGCCGGCTTCCTGTACGCCGACGGTCCGAAGGACAACCTGCCCGACCAGGTCCGCCGCATCCCGTCACTGGGTGTCGAAGTGCCCGAGAAACAGCGGGCTCAGTTGGAAGCGGGACTGGCGAAACTCAAGTCGTCACTCGATCAACTCAAAAAGGCCAAGGATGCCCGCATTCGCTTCCTGATCCCGGATGTCGAGATCTACCACCGGGCGGTGCGCTGTGACCTGGAGTTTCAGGAGTTTTTCCACGAACGGGAAATCGGCGCTGGCCTGAAGCTGCTCGAACAGGGACAGGAACGGGCCGACCAGCTGCTCAAAGGGGAAGCCCCCTGGACGAAACAGACCGGCCTGGTTGTTCGAGGTTACATCTCGAAAATCGATCAGACCGTCCAACCCTATGGCCTGGTCATTCCGGACAGCTACACTTTCTCGGGCAAAAGCCAGTACCGCTGTGACCTCTGGTTCCACGGACGGGGCGAGCGGCTGAGCGAAGTCAACTTTATCAATCAGGCACAACGTTCCCGCGGACAGTACACGCCGACCGATACGATCGTGCTGCATCCCTACGGGCGTTACTCGAATGCCTTCAAGTTCGCCGGCGAAGTCGACGTGCTCGAAGCCCTCGAATCCACGAAAGAGAATTACCGCATTGATGACGACCGCATCGCCGTCCGCGGTTTCTCAATGGGGGGAGCCGCCTGCTGGCAGTTTGCCGTCCATTACGCGGACCGCTGGTTCGCTGCCAACCCGGGAGCCGGCTTCTCAGAAACGCCGCTCTTTCTGGATGTGTTCCAGAATGAAGAACTGAAACCAACCTGGTACGAGAAAAAACTCTGGCAGCTCTACGACTGCCCCGGTTATGCCCTCAACCTGTTTCAGTGCCCGACCGTCGCCTACAGCGGCGAAATTGACAAACAGAAACAGGCAGCCGACGTGATGGAAGGTGCCCTCGCCAAGGTGGGTATCGACATGGTTCACATCATCGGCCCGGATACGGCTCACCGGATTCACCCCGATTCCAAAGTGATCATCGAACAGAAAATGGACTCCCTGGCCCGCGTGGGTCGAGAGCGGGTGCCACGCACCATTCACCTGGTGACCTATACCCTCAAATACAATCGGATGGACTGGGTCACAATGGATGCCATGGGAGAAGAATGGACCCAGGGCCGCATTGACGCCCGCCTGCCGGGTGGTAATCGTGTCGAAGTCAAAACCCGGAATGTAACGGCTTTCACGCTGAAGATGGCTCCCGGGGAAGCACCGCTGGATATGACGCATCCTGTCACCGTGAAAGTCGACGGTACAGAACTGAAAGCCTCCCGCCCGTTGTCGGATCGTTCGTGGCAGGTCTCGTTTCATATTACTGACGCCGGCTGGCAGGTCGGTCCTGCACAATACCCAGAGGGGCAACTGGTCAAAAAGCATAATCTGCAGGGACCGATCGACGATGCCTTTATGGATTCGTTCATCTTCGTCTCCCCGTCCGGCAAGTGTGCTTCTCCTACTGTGGAGAAATGGGTGCAGTCGGAAATGAAACATGCGATCGTGCACTGGCGACAGCAGTTCCGCGGCGATGCCCGCGTGATGAAAGATTCACAGATCACCGACAAGGAAATTGCTGCGAGCAACCTGGTGCTGTGGGGCGATCCCCAAAGCAACGCGATCCTGAAGAAAATCGCCGACAAACTGCCGATTGAGTGGAAGCAGGACGCCATCGTGGTGGGCGACAAACAGTACGCTGCCGACCATCATGCTCCTGTGCTGATCTTCCCCAATCCGTTGAATCCCGAGAAATACGTAGTGCTCAACAGCGGGTTTACCTATCGCGAATATGCGTATCTGAACAACGCCCGCCAGGTCCCGATGCTGCCCGACTGGGCAATCATCGATCTGCGGACGCCCGCCGGCAGCCAGTATCCCGGCAAAGTGGTCGATGCCAGTTTCTTCGACGAATTCTGGCGTTTAAAATAG
- a CDS encoding flagellar basal body P-ring protein FlgI, with translation MKNFVNPFIVLIMLAVPFAGCQELDLKPQSWLKNVNMRSQSPDEDEDYSELEKFETKVETPFVGDYTQITGKNLIALQGVGLVTGLKGTGGNPPPSVHREALLREMRRRNVKNPNMILRSPSTALVIVKAYLPPLIRKGETFDVEVYLPGNSDATSLEGGWLMESYLAEQAMIQGRGLLKGHILAKAKGPILIPPMGDDDQVANGMLRRGRILAGGLSEADDRDLALYLRNDFKSIRNAQRIANKIGARFHHFDKFGIEEPLAEAKTDKKVVLKLKPRYKHNDSRYLQVVRNIAFRETDVAQRVRMQKLSEEIMIPEKAERASIQLEAIGKKSIPILKMALKSPLLEVRFHAAVALAYLGDGSGLKHLADAAREEPAFRVYSLAAMSAIDEPEAHLYLRDLMCMTSAETRYGAFRALWTLDRNDPFIRGEDMNGQFLLHVLQTELEQGTSHDPDQKDGGNGRNGGPMIHITHRKHPEVVLFGSKQEFRVPMAVRAGDVLVTGAAGSDDIIVSKYKVGEPDQRKKVTRNIAVVIRTAVEMGASYPDIAAMILQAHRQGNIDAQVEIDALPEGGRMYFRPVPEDSLLALKSGDLKSAKPKRRKGSRIGNENMVPNIFHDGGPQTKHSKKSKYEQEMREAAEEDDDSVNKGKASLSDSRKPKSTDEDEKFVKQSTFQSWFRYFLK, from the coding sequence GTGAAGAACTTTGTCAATCCATTCATCGTGCTGATCATGCTGGCGGTACCTTTCGCCGGTTGCCAGGAACTCGATTTGAAGCCACAAAGCTGGCTGAAGAACGTCAACATGCGGTCGCAAAGCCCGGATGAGGATGAAGATTATTCCGAGCTGGAAAAGTTCGAGACAAAAGTCGAAACGCCCTTTGTGGGAGATTACACACAGATTACCGGGAAAAACCTGATCGCCCTGCAGGGGGTTGGTCTGGTGACCGGCCTGAAAGGGACCGGCGGCAATCCGCCTCCGTCCGTGCACCGCGAAGCACTGCTGCGTGAGATGCGTCGTCGGAATGTGAAAAACCCGAACATGATTTTACGCAGTCCGTCTACGGCACTGGTGATTGTCAAAGCCTATCTCCCTCCGCTGATTCGCAAAGGGGAGACCTTTGACGTCGAAGTCTACCTGCCCGGTAACAGTGATGCGACCAGCCTCGAAGGGGGCTGGCTGATGGAATCCTACCTGGCTGAACAGGCCATGATCCAGGGACGCGGTCTGCTCAAAGGTCATATCCTGGCCAAGGCCAAGGGGCCGATCCTGATTCCGCCGATGGGCGATGACGATCAGGTCGCCAACGGCATGCTGCGCCGTGGTCGAATTCTGGCCGGGGGCCTCTCCGAGGCGGATGACCGGGACCTGGCGCTCTACCTGCGTAATGACTTTAAGAGTATTCGTAACGCACAACGTATCGCCAACAAGATCGGTGCCCGGTTCCATCACTTTGACAAGTTCGGCATCGAAGAACCGCTGGCCGAAGCCAAGACCGACAAAAAAGTGGTCCTCAAACTGAAACCACGTTATAAACACAACGACTCACGTTACCTGCAGGTCGTGCGGAATATTGCCTTCCGGGAAACCGATGTGGCACAACGCGTACGTATGCAGAAGCTGAGTGAAGAAATCATGATCCCGGAAAAAGCGGAACGGGCCTCCATTCAGCTGGAAGCGATCGGTAAGAAATCGATTCCGATTCTCAAGATGGCACTCAAGAGTCCCTTACTCGAAGTCCGCTTTCATGCCGCTGTCGCACTGGCCTACCTGGGCGACGGATCGGGGCTGAAACACCTGGCCGATGCGGCCCGCGAAGAACCTGCCTTCCGCGTTTACTCGCTGGCAGCGATGTCTGCGATTGACGAACCGGAAGCGCATCTCTACCTCCGCGACCTGATGTGTATGACCAGTGCCGAGACACGCTATGGAGCATTTCGGGCACTCTGGACCCTGGATAGAAACGATCCCTTCATTCGAGGTGAAGACATGAATGGTCAGTTCCTGCTGCACGTACTGCAGACCGAACTGGAACAGGGAACCAGCCACGATCCGGATCAGAAAGATGGTGGTAATGGCCGTAACGGCGGACCAATGATTCATATCACGCACCGCAAACATCCGGAAGTGGTACTGTTTGGTTCTAAACAGGAATTCCGCGTTCCGATGGCGGTCCGGGCCGGTGATGTGCTGGTGACCGGGGCCGCTGGCAGCGATGATATTATCGTCAGTAAATACAAAGTGGGTGAACCAGATCAGCGAAAGAAAGTCACCCGGAATATTGCCGTCGTGATTCGTACCGCGGTGGAGATGGGGGCCAGCTATCCTGATATTGCCGCCATGATTCTTCAGGCACACCGTCAGGGGAATATTGACGCCCAGGTGGAAATAGACGCATTGCCAGAAGGGGGGCGCATGTATTTCAGACCGGTTCCCGAAGATTCCCTGCTGGCGCTGAAATCGGGTGATTTGAAATCTGCCAAACCGAAACGGCGTAAAGGGTCTCGGATTGGAAATGAGAACATGGTTCCCAATATTTTCCACGACGGGGGCCCTCAGACGAAGCATTCCAAAAAATCAAAATACGAACAGGAAATGCGGGAAGCGGCTGAAGAGGACGATGACTCGGTCAACAAAGGCAAAGCCAGTCTGTCTGATTCCCGGAAGCCTAAAAGCACGGACGAGGATGAAAAGTTCGTGAAACAGAGTACCTTCCAGAGCTGGTTCCGTTACTTCCTGAAATAA
- a CDS encoding AAA family ATPase: protein MLKSLELFGFKSFADRTIFEFSEGITCVVGPNGSGKSNVVDGIKWVLGDQSPKSLRGKDMTDVIFNGSKGRKANAYAEATLTFKNKDRFLDIDAEEVHIGRRLWKNGDSEYLLNRNPVRLKDIRDLFMGTGAATSAYSIIEQGRVDQILQANAATRRVVFEEAAGISRYKSRKVDAERKLERVGQNILRLTDIVDEVEAQLNSTRSQASKAAKYREASTELRKLWMGMAADDWRHLTAQLSTLQGQIGQYQKRIDELNIAYQEYEEKLGAIDSEVAEFDDQLRSVEKQLASHREGIAGNQTAIEHQLERKSEFESEILRLRKQRILMAKRTTEIQRDLEAVTKEKESSEAGFELQREKLQEAQERITTVTAELDAISEEIQQKRQQVHDLNKQSLALDNRVFSMQTQQETVSNSMAKANEKRLQLEARVEEADAVVAECTERFRTAGDKVAEFAQSLSAVDEKQQDLLSQQDQRTQQLSELRERRSAYQARKSVLEDLERRQEGLSIGVKDILNRAQTSNYPPWNTILGSVADLLDVELEQAALLEVALGSRSQLLVISEFEPLYQFLKEGKYSISGRVGFITHPTAQVEQPEAVSGFTLSGDAAVPETFSAPTAESNSTEGYLDLSGERGVIYRADQLVKETPENRRLAELLLTDTWIVDSLETAVRLSREEGKQCRFVTLQGELVEENLSIFVGAIGGESAIFTRRSELRKLKNDLIRIDRTLNDNEVALEKLDDLLSTVDEERVACQEQMQQASEALATEKASKVSAEQKREQLSEELSTVLSDLHDLEAHSRKLTEEAEAVLVEKQQVEAELERLNQLIQEDDKQLLDKQCEVQELKEQQNARKLELATHEERLAGLEQRFSRLKTETEQRQQQQEESNRRYESSLEKNSQINLHILNTRAVLDEQLLIQETFLEQARSLTSLRDEKRQYKKQLSSEEAALRKERRELSDKKHEEEFKTRDIEHEIKTLAERIEEEYQLTLEEIVSSGESILKQHLEELAEAEQELSAATDGVEETDLETEAIDEQTELEEVALEAEPEEPVEIELVNEEDATSEPGFNVELYLEIRPEIEAQVNRLRRKIKMMGSINSDSLKDLDELECRFEYMKSQLDDLNEAKSSLEEIIRRINHESKRLFFDTFEVIRGHFQEIFRKLFGGGEADIILEDPDDVLECGIEIVARPPGKELRGLTLLSGGEKTLTAVALLMSIFRSRPSPFCILDEVDAALDEANVERYAGLIDDFKETTQFIMITHNKRSMTVGNVLYGVTMEQSGVSKRMSVRFDDISEDGHFKQSGSGEDGASEAA, encoded by the coding sequence ATGCTGAAATCATTGGAACTGTTCGGCTTTAAGAGTTTTGCCGATCGGACCATCTTTGAATTTTCGGAAGGCATTACTTGCGTTGTCGGGCCCAACGGAAGTGGTAAGAGTAACGTCGTGGACGGTATCAAGTGGGTGCTGGGGGACCAGAGCCCCAAGAGTCTCCGCGGTAAGGATATGACCGATGTGATCTTCAACGGATCGAAAGGTCGTAAGGCGAATGCCTATGCCGAAGCCACGTTGACGTTCAAAAATAAAGATCGATTTCTGGACATCGACGCCGAGGAAGTCCACATTGGTCGCCGACTTTGGAAGAACGGCGATTCGGAATATCTGCTCAACCGGAACCCGGTGCGGCTGAAAGACATCCGCGACCTGTTCATGGGGACCGGAGCAGCCACCTCGGCTTACAGTATTATCGAACAGGGCCGCGTCGATCAGATTCTGCAGGCCAATGCCGCGACCCGCCGCGTCGTCTTCGAAGAAGCAGCAGGGATCAGCCGCTATAAGTCCCGGAAGGTGGATGCCGAGCGTAAACTGGAACGGGTCGGGCAGAACATTCTGCGCCTGACCGACATCGTGGATGAAGTTGAAGCTCAGCTGAATTCGACCCGCAGCCAGGCGTCCAAGGCTGCGAAATACCGGGAAGCCTCCACCGAGCTGCGCAAACTCTGGATGGGGATGGCCGCGGATGACTGGCGACATCTGACTGCGCAGCTGTCGACATTGCAGGGGCAGATCGGTCAGTACCAGAAGCGGATCGATGAGCTGAATATTGCGTACCAGGAATACGAGGAAAAGCTCGGTGCCATCGACTCAGAGGTGGCTGAGTTCGACGACCAGCTGCGAAGTGTAGAAAAACAGCTGGCATCCCACCGTGAAGGCATCGCCGGGAATCAGACCGCGATCGAACATCAGCTGGAGCGAAAATCTGAATTTGAATCCGAGATCCTCAGGCTTCGCAAGCAGCGGATTCTGATGGCCAAGCGGACAACGGAAATCCAGCGCGATCTGGAAGCGGTCACGAAAGAAAAAGAAAGCTCCGAGGCCGGCTTTGAACTGCAGCGGGAAAAACTGCAGGAAGCCCAGGAGCGGATCACCACGGTCACTGCGGAACTCGATGCGATCAGCGAAGAGATCCAGCAGAAGCGGCAGCAGGTGCACGATCTCAATAAGCAGTCACTGGCACTGGACAACCGCGTGTTTTCAATGCAGACCCAGCAGGAAACGGTCAGCAATTCGATGGCCAAGGCCAACGAAAAACGTCTGCAGCTGGAGGCCCGGGTCGAAGAAGCAGATGCGGTTGTGGCAGAATGTACGGAGCGCTTTCGCACCGCAGGCGACAAGGTCGCTGAGTTTGCCCAGTCTCTCTCTGCTGTCGATGAAAAACAGCAGGACCTGTTGAGTCAGCAGGATCAGAGAACTCAACAGCTTTCCGAACTGCGGGAACGTCGCAGTGCATACCAGGCCCGCAAGAGCGTACTGGAAGATCTGGAACGTCGTCAGGAAGGGTTGAGTATCGGGGTCAAAGACATTCTGAACCGCGCTCAGACTTCCAATTATCCTCCCTGGAATACGATTCTGGGAAGTGTGGCAGATTTGCTGGATGTCGAACTGGAACAGGCAGCCCTGCTCGAAGTCGCCCTGGGTAGCCGGTCTCAACTGCTGGTGATCAGCGAATTTGAACCACTGTACCAGTTCCTGAAGGAAGGCAAATATTCGATTTCCGGTCGCGTCGGGTTTATTACGCATCCCACCGCGCAGGTCGAACAGCCGGAAGCGGTCAGTGGTTTTACGCTTTCAGGTGATGCTGCAGTTCCGGAAACCTTCTCCGCTCCCACGGCAGAGTCGAATTCCACCGAAGGATATCTGGATCTCAGTGGAGAACGCGGAGTGATCTATCGCGCCGATCAACTGGTAAAAGAGACTCCCGAGAATCGCCGGCTTGCCGAGCTGTTGCTGACCGATACCTGGATTGTCGATTCCCTGGAGACGGCAGTCCGTCTGTCGCGCGAAGAAGGCAAACAGTGCCGGTTCGTGACACTGCAGGGCGAACTGGTCGAGGAAAATCTGTCGATCTTTGTCGGAGCGATCGGAGGGGAGTCGGCCATCTTCACGCGTCGCAGCGAATTGCGCAAACTGAAAAATGATCTGATTCGCATCGATCGTACGCTGAATGATAATGAAGTCGCGCTGGAGAAGCTGGACGACCTGCTTTCAACGGTAGACGAGGAGCGCGTTGCCTGCCAGGAGCAGATGCAGCAGGCGTCCGAAGCGCTGGCGACGGAAAAAGCATCTAAGGTTTCTGCGGAACAGAAACGCGAACAGTTGAGTGAAGAACTGTCGACAGTCCTGAGCGACCTGCACGATCTGGAAGCCCATTCCCGGAAATTAACAGAAGAGGCGGAAGCGGTACTGGTCGAGAAGCAGCAGGTGGAAGCGGAACTGGAGCGGCTGAATCAGTTGATTCAGGAGGACGATAAACAGCTGCTGGATAAACAGTGCGAGGTTCAGGAACTGAAAGAGCAGCAGAACGCGCGCAAACTGGAACTGGCGACTCATGAAGAACGCCTGGCCGGTCTGGAGCAGCGGTTCAGCCGTCTGAAGACGGAAACGGAACAGCGTCAGCAGCAGCAGGAAGAATCGAACCGGCGGTATGAATCTTCGCTGGAGAAGAATTCCCAGATTAATCTGCATATTCTGAATACGCGCGCGGTGCTGGATGAACAGTTGCTGATTCAGGAAACGTTTCTGGAACAGGCCCGCAGCCTGACCAGCTTGCGGGATGAGAAACGACAGTACAAGAAACAATTGAGTTCCGAAGAGGCGGCTCTGCGCAAGGAACGTCGCGAGCTGAGTGACAAGAAGCACGAAGAGGAATTCAAGACACGCGACATCGAGCACGAAATTAAAACGCTGGCCGAGCGGATCGAAGAAGAGTATCAGCTGACGCTGGAAGAGATCGTCTCTTCTGGCGAATCGATTCTCAAACAGCATCTGGAAGAACTGGCAGAGGCAGAACAGGAACTGTCCGCCGCCACAGACGGGGTCGAAGAAACCGATCTGGAGACGGAGGCGATCGACGAGCAGACTGAGCTGGAAGAGGTCGCTCTGGAAGCTGAACCAGAAGAGCCGGTCGAGATTGAACTGGTCAATGAGGAAGATGCGACGTCCGAACCTGGTTTCAACGTCGAGCTGTACCTCGAAATCCGTCCCGAAATTGAAGCCCAGGTGAATCGTCTGCGTCGGAAAATTAAAATGATGGGCAGTATCAACTCCGACAGCCTGAAAGATCTGGACGAGCTGGAATGCCGCTTTGAGTATATGAAGTCGCAGTTGGACGACCTGAACGAGGCCAAATCATCACTGGAAGAGATCATCCGCCGGATCAATCACGAGAGCAAGCGGTTGTTCTTCGATACCTTTGAAGTCATTCGCGGTCATTTTCAGGAAATCTTCCGCAAACTGTTTGGTGGCGGTGAAGCCGATATCATCCTGGAAGATCCGGATGACGTGCTGGAGTGCGGGATCGAAATCGTGGCCCGGCCACCTGGGAAAGAACTGCGTGGTTTGACGCTGCTCAGTGGTGGTGAAAAAACGCTGACTGCGGTAGCCTTGCTGATGTCGATCTTCCGCAGCCGGCCGAGTCCGTTCTGTATTCTGGACGAGGTCGATGCCGCACTGGATGAAGCGAACGTGGAACGTTACGCAGGGCTGATCGATGATTTCAAGGAAACAACCCAGTTCATTATGATCACTCATAATAAACGGTCGATGACTGTCGGAAACGTTCTGTATGGCGTTACAATGGAACAGTCGGGTGTTTCAAAGCGCATGTCCGTCCGGTTTGATGACATCAGTGAAGATGGTCACTTCAAACAGTCCGGTTCCGGCGAGGACGGGGCATCCGAGGCAGCCTGA
- the moaC gene encoding cyclic pyranopterin monophosphate synthase MoaC has protein sequence MSELTHFDDEGASRMVDVGGKEVTARVAVAESFVTMEPATQKLILDRQVSKGDVLEIARIAGIMATKKTADLIPLCHPLSINSVRLDFEVQNETTIRIVSTVNIDGKTGVEMEALTAVSIAGLTIYDMCKAVDRAMTLGPTRLVEKSGGKSGHFIRAET, from the coding sequence ATGTCTGAACTGACCCATTTTGATGACGAGGGTGCCAGTCGCATGGTCGATGTGGGGGGCAAAGAGGTCACTGCGCGGGTTGCGGTGGCGGAGTCCTTTGTCACGATGGAGCCGGCAACGCAGAAGCTGATCCTGGATCGCCAGGTTTCCAAAGGAGATGTGCTGGAAATCGCCCGGATTGCGGGCATCATGGCAACAAAAAAAACGGCTGATCTCATTCCACTCTGCCATCCTCTGAGCATTAACAGCGTGCGTCTGGATTTTGAAGTTCAGAACGAGACCACGATCCGCATTGTATCGACAGTCAATATTGACGGCAAAACGGGGGTGGAAATGGAAGCCCTGACCGCGGTCAGCATTGCCGGTTTGACGATTTACGATATGTGTAAAGCCGTTGATCGAGCGATGACACTGGGACCAACCCGGCTGGTGGAAAAATCAGGGGGCAAAAGCGGTCACTTTATCCGCGCTGAAACCTGA
- a CDS encoding polyprenyl synthetase family protein, whose translation MGDHLTTHDLLARVEELIGGELEQAEQVFLSEVSSKHPYVHDVLQHITRFQGKRLRPILLLLSAAATGGIKESHYVLASVVEMIHLATLVHDDVLDDALIRRHVATVNSRWNNETSVLVGDFLFTHAFHLSASLGDARACRLIGRATNLVCEGELAQIYERGNLALSEEQYLQIINGKTAELCAISTQLGALYAGADESVVTALEDYGRSLGVAFQITDDLLDLLGDEEQMGKSLGSDLQKEKLTLPLIRLLDQSSPADQASIQEILSQPDPQTKSRLSQFIKNSDAIEYAANRARDFARQARESLKICAASPARSILEELTEFAIQRTI comes from the coding sequence ATGGGGGACCATCTTACGACACATGACCTGCTGGCACGTGTCGAAGAGTTAATTGGCGGTGAGCTGGAGCAGGCAGAGCAGGTCTTTTTGAGCGAAGTCAGCTCGAAGCATCCCTACGTGCATGACGTGTTACAGCATATCACCCGTTTTCAGGGAAAGCGGCTGCGGCCGATCCTGCTGTTGCTCTCCGCTGCAGCGACGGGCGGGATCAAAGAGAGCCATTATGTACTGGCCTCCGTGGTTGAGATGATTCATCTGGCGACACTGGTCCACGACGATGTGCTGGACGACGCCCTGATCCGCCGACATGTGGCGACGGTCAATTCCCGCTGGAACAATGAAACCAGCGTCCTGGTAGGCGATTTTCTGTTCACACATGCTTTCCACCTGAGTGCCAGCCTGGGCGATGCCCGTGCCTGTCGCCTGATCGGTCGGGCGACCAACCTGGTCTGCGAAGGGGAGCTGGCCCAGATTTACGAACGGGGCAACCTGGCATTATCCGAAGAACAGTACCTGCAGATCATTAACGGCAAAACCGCGGAACTGTGTGCCATCAGCACGCAACTGGGGGCTCTGTACGCCGGGGCCGATGAGTCCGTGGTGACCGCGCTGGAAGACTATGGTCGATCCCTGGGAGTGGCGTTCCAGATTACCGATGATTTACTGGATCTGCTGGGAGACGAGGAGCAGATGGGGAAATCGCTGGGATCGGATCTGCAGAAAGAAAAACTGACGCTGCCCCTGATTCGCCTGCTGGACCAGAGCAGTCCTGCCGACCAGGCGTCCATTCAGGAGATCCTCTCGCAGCCTGACCCACAGACGAAGTCGCGGTTGTCGCAGTTCATCAAAAACAGTGATGCCATCGAATACGCGGCTAATCGGGCCAGGGATTTTGCCCGCCAGGCCCGGGAGTCACTCAAGATTTGTGCTGCTTCACCCGCCCGGAGCATTCTCGAGGAACTGACCGAATTTGCCATCCAGCGAACGATCTAA